A region from the Hypericibacter adhaerens genome encodes:
- a CDS encoding alpha/beta hydrolase, with the protein MLQLRVLGRMELARGGAPISLPQSKKTRALLAYLAVTRRSHSRDKLCEMFWDLPDDPRGSLRWSLSKLRALVNDDRVERMQADREAVSLDCSGLDVDLLTVRDAIGEDFDGAPQTALLEGLGAFRGPFLEGIELERCPGFQSWMVAEREQARILHARSLAQMAKRLADSRPQEALAHMRRMIEVEPDCEEARTYFVQLLARNGLTHEAEQQYEIARRHIQALTGMPAAMLTHAWRELRGLPPSVATLPEMAVATAEAASSRRPAAPVAVEVMERSEPAAPFPQIEPLRDIEQEIRFCTARDGVRIAYGTAGQGPALVKSANWLNHLEFDWQSPVWRHLLHALARYHQLIRYDERGNGLSDWSARNLDFDSFLDDLETVVDAAGLDRFPLFGISQGCAVSIAYAVRHPERVTRLILAGGYARGWRKRGSADEIARREALQTLTLQGWGQESPAYRQIFTSLYLPDATPEQANWWNELQRITTSPSNAHRLTEAFSNIDVRDLLDKVKVPTLVLHSRGDAVVPFDCGRELASGIRGARFVPLDSRNHIILEHEPAWPRFLAEISAFLPACPAP; encoded by the coding sequence ATGCTGCAGCTTCGCGTGTTGGGCAGGATGGAGCTGGCGCGGGGCGGCGCCCCCATATCGCTGCCGCAATCGAAAAAGACGCGGGCCCTGCTGGCCTATCTCGCGGTCACGCGGCGCTCACATTCGCGTGACAAGCTTTGCGAGATGTTCTGGGACCTGCCCGACGATCCGCGCGGCTCGCTGCGCTGGAGCCTGTCCAAGCTGCGCGCGCTGGTGAATGACGACCGGGTGGAGCGGATGCAGGCCGACCGCGAGGCCGTGTCGCTCGACTGCAGCGGCCTGGATGTCGATCTGCTGACGGTGCGCGACGCCATCGGCGAGGATTTCGACGGGGCGCCGCAGACGGCCCTGCTCGAGGGGCTCGGGGCCTTCCGCGGGCCGTTCCTCGAGGGCATCGAACTCGAGCGCTGCCCCGGTTTCCAGTCCTGGATGGTGGCCGAGCGCGAGCAGGCGCGCATCCTGCATGCGCGCAGCCTGGCCCAGATGGCCAAGCGGCTGGCGGACTCGCGTCCCCAGGAAGCGCTCGCCCATATGCGGCGCATGATCGAGGTCGAGCCGGACTGCGAAGAGGCGCGCACCTATTTCGTCCAGCTCCTGGCGCGCAACGGCCTGACGCACGAGGCGGAACAACAGTACGAGATCGCGCGCCGCCATATCCAGGCGCTCACGGGCATGCCGGCCGCCATGCTGACCCATGCTTGGCGCGAGCTGCGCGGCCTTCCGCCTTCGGTCGCGACGCTGCCCGAGATGGCCGTCGCGACAGCGGAGGCCGCCTCCAGCCGCCGGCCGGCGGCGCCGGTCGCGGTCGAGGTGATGGAGCGCAGCGAGCCGGCCGCGCCCTTCCCGCAGATCGAGCCGCTTCGCGACATCGAGCAGGAGATCCGCTTCTGCACCGCCCGCGACGGGGTGCGGATCGCCTATGGCACGGCGGGCCAGGGGCCGGCGCTGGTGAAGTCGGCCAACTGGCTCAACCATCTCGAGTTCGACTGGCAGAGCCCGGTCTGGCGCCATCTGCTCCATGCGCTGGCGCGCTATCACCAGCTCATCCGCTATGACGAGCGCGGCAACGGCCTGTCGGACTGGTCGGCCCGCAACCTGGATTTCGATTCGTTCCTGGACGATCTGGAGACGGTGGTGGATGCGGCCGGGCTCGACCGCTTCCCGCTGTTCGGCATCTCGCAGGGCTGCGCCGTCTCGATCGCCTATGCGGTCCGCCATCCGGAGCGCGTGACGCGCCTCATCCTGGCGGGCGGCTATGCGCGCGGCTGGCGCAAGCGGGGCTCAGCCGACGAGATCGCCCGGCGCGAGGCGCTGCAGACCCTGACGCTGCAGGGCTGGGGCCAGGAAAGCCCCGCCTATCGCCAGATCTTCACCTCGCTCTACCTGCCCGACGCGACGCCGGAGCAGGCGAACTGGTGGAACGAGCTGCAGCGCATCACCACCTCGCCCAGCAACGCCCATCGGCTGACCGAGGCGTTCTCGAACATCGATGTCCGCGATCTTCTGGACAAGGTGAAGGTGCCGACGCTGGTGCTGCACAGCCGGGGCGATGCGGTGGTGCCGTTCGATTGCGGCCGGGAACTCGCCAGCGGCATCCGCGGCGCACGCTTCGTGCCGCTCGACAGCCGCAACCACATCATTCTCGAGCACGAACCGGCCTGGCCGCGGTTCCTCGCGGAGATCTCGGCCTTCCTGCCGGCCTGTCCCGCGCCCTGA
- a CDS encoding diiron oxygenase yields the protein MTIERFSYQAALAAAQRVNWKIEDIVGGDRRLDFTRPFLPEALAQTGRLIFLTGEERRVLNQIRGHAYLHIFGLVEEFILPFLLDHARARLDGDDHEIRALLQFAGEEAKHIQLFKRFRAEFEAGFGYGCAVIGPADEIAKAVLAHHPLGVALTILHIEWVTQRHYLDSVKDDPSLDPQFASLLKHHWMEECQHAKLDTLMVTGLAQSLDAEEIVQGVEDYLAIGGLIDRGLEQQVALDRQSFEQATGRRLTSSETEIFGQLQHQANRWTFLGSGMSHPRFLATLEALGPQHRQRVEAIGPAFC from the coding sequence ATGACGATCGAACGTTTTAGCTATCAGGCGGCTCTCGCCGCCGCCCAGCGCGTCAACTGGAAGATCGAGGACATCGTCGGCGGCGATAGGCGCCTGGACTTCACCCGGCCCTTTCTGCCGGAGGCCCTGGCACAGACGGGGCGCCTGATCTTCCTGACGGGAGAGGAGCGCCGGGTGCTGAACCAGATCCGCGGCCACGCCTATCTCCATATCTTCGGCCTGGTCGAGGAGTTCATCCTGCCCTTCCTGCTCGATCACGCCCGGGCGCGGCTCGACGGCGACGATCACGAGATCCGCGCGCTGTTGCAGTTCGCCGGTGAAGAGGCGAAGCATATCCAGCTCTTCAAGCGCTTCAGGGCCGAGTTCGAAGCCGGCTTCGGCTATGGCTGCGCGGTGATCGGCCCGGCCGATGAGATCGCCAAGGCGGTGCTGGCCCATCATCCGCTGGGGGTGGCGCTTACCATCCTCCATATCGAGTGGGTGACGCAGCGCCATTATCTCGACAGCGTCAAGGACGACCCGTCGCTCGATCCGCAATTCGCGAGCCTCTTGAAGCATCATTGGATGGAGGAGTGCCAGCACGCGAAGCTCGACACGCTGATGGTGACGGGCCTGGCGCAATCCCTGGATGCGGAGGAGATCGTCCAGGGCGTCGAGGACTATCTCGCCATCGGCGGCTTGATCGATCGCGGCCTCGAGCAGCAGGTGGCGCTGGATCGGCAGAGCTTCGAGCAGGCGACCGGCCGCCGTCTGACCTCGAGCGAGACGGAGATCTTCGGCCAGCTCCAGCACCAGGCCAACCGCTGGACCTTCCTCGGTTCCGGCATGAGCCATCCGCGCTTCCTCGCGACGCTCGAGGCCCTGGGTCCGCAGCACCGCCAGCGCGTCGAAGCGATCGGGCCGGCCTTCTGCTGA
- a CDS encoding OsmC family protein, which yields MNVMTPAPAPTHVNGYDLARIQAIVATIQKDPDQARIEFKVRTAWKGQTRSESTIDSYRLGDREIARSFKIAADEPLELDGSNIAPNPQELLMAALNACLIVGYTATAAVRGVTLDRVEIETKGALDLRGFFGLDPDVPAGYRKLRVKVRISGDGTPEQFREIHAMVQATSPNLFNLTRAVQIVPELVVS from the coding sequence ATGAATGTGATGACGCCCGCCCCGGCACCCACCCATGTCAACGGCTACGATCTGGCCCGGATCCAGGCGATCGTCGCCACGATCCAGAAGGATCCCGACCAGGCCCGGATCGAGTTCAAGGTCCGCACGGCCTGGAAGGGCCAGACCCGCAGCGAATCCACGATCGACAGCTACCGCCTCGGCGATCGCGAGATCGCGCGCAGCTTCAAGATCGCGGCCGACGAGCCGCTGGAGCTGGACGGCAGCAACATCGCGCCCAACCCGCAGGAGCTGCTGATGGCCGCGCTCAATGCCTGCCTGATCGTCGGCTACACCGCGACCGCGGCGGTCAGGGGCGTGACGCTCGACCGGGTGGAGATCGAGACCAAGGGCGCGCTCGATCTGCGCGGGTTCTTCGGTTTGGATCCGGACGTGCCCGCCGGCTACAGGAAGCTTCGCGTCAAGGTGCGCATCAGCGGCGACGGCACGCCCGAGCAGTTCCGCGAGATCCATGCCATGGTGCAGGCGACCTCGCCCAACCTCTTCAACCTGACCCGCGCCGTCCAGATCGTGCCCGAGCTGGTGGTGTCCTAG
- a CDS encoding LuxR C-terminal-related transcriptional regulator, whose amino-acid sequence MWQSDLNLIGTKYRLPPLNAAAVDRRRLHALLAKAGGSRLTTIAAPAGFGKTTLLLQWARRLEAEAVPVAWLSLDEDDDEIGRFLCYLIAAIQAVQPKLGKGAVSLLRSSPGLPVAPVLASLVNDLARVEGRFTVMLDDVHWLTQPALLQALESLLTYAPPTVHFVLAGRGALPLAAARLKVRGQVTELHETDLRFDLDETQEFLNTRRALALSSADLVVLQHRTEGWAAGLQLASLSLERRIERSAFIDSFSGTDRDIADFLASDVFTRQPRALQEFMLRTAFLRRMNAELAAELTELTPAEARDRLKHIERAGLFLVPLDSEEKWFRYHHLFSDFLCHQMSRRQPEAIAGLHRKAAAWLEAAGETADAIHHLIAADAGEAAADKVEACAMDLIRQSHVLRLNDWLRRLPPELVKRRPRLLLSQVWLEFQFNRPTEAARALRLARRAIAQSLPGAADRRQWQSELRVLMCGTVSASDRSARARALARRWIPDLPEDQPFLIGALNNILAYCEYSLGNLEAARAACQTARASHVRAQSLFGIVYSDLILGLAEKAAGDLKEASRLFQRVRGIADEALGTGSYAAALVGVFQGELQYEWNNLEEAARSLDEYRDIVEESALMAHESVAHMLGARLEAAQGRIDAALASLDRGERRHGRRARHTRLGAGLLHERVRLLLSRDDRMGARLAIQNFGLDPDTGQFSRALAPVPSSDFERLALARLWIAEGRGSAAVASLEPLALRLAQQGRGRRLLQARLLMAIARLRSGAPDAAERVLLPAMAEARRQNLLRSFLDEGAPVAELVERLRRRCAGRAAADLVGSELEPVRHYLDRLAGAFASQRIGAARPRPDHPALHLSQRELEVVKLLCNGFSNHQLSRHLAISPDTVKWHLKNIFGKLGVDNRSQAIVTAERLGLISIREQ is encoded by the coding sequence ATGTGGCAATCCGATCTCAATCTGATCGGGACGAAATACCGGCTGCCGCCCTTGAACGCGGCGGCTGTCGACCGGCGTCGTCTGCATGCGCTCCTGGCCAAGGCCGGCGGCAGCCGGCTCACCACCATCGCGGCCCCGGCGGGGTTCGGCAAGACCACGCTGCTGCTGCAATGGGCGCGCCGCCTCGAGGCCGAGGCGGTGCCGGTGGCCTGGCTCTCGCTCGACGAGGATGACGACGAGATCGGCCGCTTCCTCTGCTACCTGATCGCCGCGATCCAGGCGGTCCAGCCGAAGCTGGGCAAGGGCGCCGTCTCGCTGCTGCGCTCCAGCCCCGGCCTGCCGGTAGCGCCCGTGCTGGCCAGCCTCGTCAACGATCTGGCGCGCGTCGAGGGCCGGTTCACCGTCATGCTCGACGACGTTCATTGGCTGACCCAGCCGGCGCTGCTCCAGGCGCTCGAGAGCCTCCTCACCTATGCGCCGCCCACGGTGCATTTCGTGCTGGCCGGGCGCGGCGCCCTGCCGCTGGCGGCGGCCCGGCTCAAGGTGCGCGGCCAGGTGACCGAGCTGCACGAGACCGACCTGCGCTTCGATCTCGACGAGACCCAGGAGTTCCTCAACACGCGGCGCGCGCTGGCGCTCTCCTCGGCCGATCTGGTGGTGCTGCAGCACCGCACCGAGGGCTGGGCCGCGGGCCTGCAGCTCGCCTCGCTCTCGCTCGAGCGCCGGATCGAGCGCAGCGCCTTCATCGACAGCTTCTCCGGCACCGATCGTGATATCGCCGACTTCCTGGCGAGCGACGTCTTCACGCGCCAGCCGCGGGCGCTGCAGGAGTTCATGCTGCGCACGGCCTTTCTGCGGCGCATGAATGCGGAGCTGGCGGCCGAGCTTACGGAGCTGACGCCGGCCGAGGCCCGCGACCGGCTCAAGCATATCGAGCGCGCGGGGCTCTTCCTGGTGCCGCTCGACAGCGAGGAGAAGTGGTTCCGCTACCACCATCTCTTCAGCGACTTCCTGTGCCACCAGATGAGCCGCCGGCAGCCCGAGGCGATCGCGGGCCTGCACCGCAAGGCCGCCGCCTGGCTCGAGGCGGCCGGCGAGACCGCCGACGCGATCCATCACCTGATCGCGGCGGATGCGGGCGAGGCCGCGGCCGACAAGGTCGAGGCCTGCGCCATGGACCTGATCCGGCAGAGCCACGTGCTCCGCCTCAACGACTGGCTGCGTCGCCTGCCGCCGGAGCTCGTCAAGCGTCGGCCCCGTCTGCTGCTGAGCCAGGTCTGGCTGGAGTTCCAGTTCAACCGGCCGACCGAGGCGGCGCGGGCGCTCCGCCTCGCGCGGCGCGCCATTGCCCAATCCTTGCCCGGCGCCGCGGACCGGCGGCAATGGCAGAGCGAGCTTCGCGTGCTGATGTGCGGGACGGTGAGCGCCAGCGACCGCTCGGCCCGCGCCCGCGCCTTGGCGCGGCGCTGGATTCCCGACCTGCCCGAGGACCAGCCCTTCCTCATCGGCGCGCTCAACAACATCCTGGCCTATTGCGAATATTCGCTGGGCAACCTGGAGGCCGCGCGCGCGGCCTGCCAGACGGCGCGGGCCAGCCATGTCCGGGCGCAGTCGCTCTTCGGCATCGTCTATTCCGATCTGATCCTGGGCCTGGCCGAGAAGGCCGCGGGCGACCTCAAGGAGGCCTCGCGCCTGTTCCAGCGGGTGCGGGGCATCGCCGACGAGGCGCTGGGCACCGGCTCCTATGCGGCGGCCCTGGTCGGGGTGTTCCAGGGCGAGCTGCAGTACGAATGGAACAATCTCGAGGAGGCGGCGCGCTCGCTCGACGAATATCGCGACATCGTCGAGGAAAGCGCCCTCATGGCGCATGAAAGCGTGGCCCATATGCTGGGCGCCCGGCTGGAGGCGGCGCAGGGCCGCATCGACGCGGCGCTGGCGAGCCTCGATCGCGGCGAGCGCCGCCATGGCCGGCGCGCGCGTCACACACGGCTGGGGGCGGGACTGCTCCATGAGCGGGTGCGGCTGCTGCTGAGCCGCGACGACCGGATGGGCGCCCGGCTCGCGATCCAGAATTTCGGCCTCGATCCCGACACCGGCCAGTTCTCGCGGGCCCTGGCACCGGTTCCTTCCTCCGATTTCGAGCGGCTGGCCCTGGCACGGCTCTGGATCGCGGAGGGGCGCGGCTCGGCGGCCGTCGCGTCGCTGGAGCCTCTGGCCCTGCGCCTCGCGCAGCAGGGACGGGGCCGGCGGCTGCTCCAGGCGCGGCTGCTGATGGCGATCGCCCGGCTCAGGAGCGGCGCCCCCGACGCCGCCGAACGGGTGCTCCTGCCGGCGATGGCCGAGGCGCGGCGGCAGAACCTGCTGCGCAGCTTCCTCGACGAGGGCGCGCCCGTGGCCGAGCTCGTCGAGCGGCTGCGGCGGCGATGCGCCGGCCGGGCCGCCGCCGATCTGGTCGGCAGCGAGCTCGAACCGGTGCGCCATTATCTCGACCGCCTCGCCGGCGCCTTCGCCAGCCAGCGCATCGGTGCCGCCCGCCCGCGGCCCGATCATCCCGCCCTTCATCTCAGCCAGCGCGAGCTCGAGGTGGTGAAGCTGCTCTGCAACGGCTTCAGCAATCACCAGCTCTCGCGCCACCTCGCCATCTCGCCGGACACGGTGAAGTGGCACCTCAAGAACATCTTCGGCAAGCTCGGCGTCGACAACCGCTCCCAGGCCATCGTGACCGCCGAACGCCTGGGGCTGATCTCGATAAGAGAGCAATAG
- a CDS encoding class II histone deacetylase produces the protein MTTGWVFHELYLWHDTGTYASVFQPGLTIEPGEHSENPATKRRFRNLLEVSGLLEKLTAIRPEPVSEADIALFHTPDYIANIKAMSAERGGDAGELTPFGQGSYEIALLAAGGTYAAVDAVLKGKLRNAYALVRPPGHHAERDKGRGFCIFGNVAVAIMKARKTHKLGRVATVDWDVHHGNGTQQAFYEDPNTLTISIHQDRLFPIDSGTVEENGSGAGEGYNLNIPMPPGSGVGAYVAAFERVVIPALRRFKPELIVVPSGFDAGGTDPLGRMMIHSGGYRELTRMLMEVADELCGGRLVLSHEGGYSATNVPYCGLAVMEQLSGTRTAVEDPWLKIMERWGWQDLQPHQEAAIDKAALALSRIK, from the coding sequence ATGACGACCGGATGGGTCTTCCACGAGCTCTATCTCTGGCATGACACGGGCACCTATGCCTCCGTGTTCCAGCCGGGCCTCACCATCGAGCCCGGCGAGCATTCGGAAAACCCGGCGACCAAGCGCCGCTTCCGCAACCTGCTCGAGGTCTCGGGGCTGCTGGAGAAGCTGACCGCGATCAGGCCCGAGCCCGTGAGCGAGGCCGACATCGCGCTGTTCCACACGCCGGACTACATCGCGAACATCAAGGCCATGAGCGCCGAGCGCGGCGGCGATGCGGGCGAGCTCACCCCCTTCGGCCAGGGCAGCTACGAGATCGCGCTGCTCGCGGCCGGCGGCACCTACGCCGCGGTCGACGCGGTGCTGAAGGGGAAGCTGCGCAACGCCTATGCGCTGGTGCGCCCACCCGGTCATCATGCGGAGCGCGACAAGGGCCGCGGCTTCTGCATCTTCGGCAATGTCGCGGTCGCCATCATGAAGGCGCGCAAGACCCACAAGCTCGGCCGCGTCGCCACGGTCGACTGGGACGTCCATCACGGCAACGGCACGCAGCAGGCCTTCTACGAGGACCCCAACACCCTCACCATCTCGATTCACCAGGACCGGCTCTTCCCGATCGACAGCGGCACGGTCGAGGAGAACGGTTCGGGCGCCGGCGAGGGCTACAATCTCAACATCCCGATGCCGCCGGGCTCGGGCGTCGGCGCCTATGTCGCGGCCTTCGAGCGGGTGGTGATCCCGGCGCTCAGGCGCTTCAAGCCCGAGCTCATCGTGGTCCCGTCGGGCTTCGATGCCGGCGGCACCGACCCCCTGGGCCGCATGATGATCCATAGCGGCGGCTATCGCGAGCTGACGCGGATGCTGATGGAGGTCGCCGACGAGCTCTGCGGCGGACGGCTGGTGCTGTCGCACGAGGGCGGCTATTCCGCCACCAACGTGCCCTATTGCGGCCTTGCCGTCATGGAGCAGCTCTCGGGCACGCGCACCGCGGTCGAGGACCCGTGGCTCAAGATCATGGAGCGCTGGGGCTGGCAGGATCTGCAACCGCACCAGGAAGCCGCCATCGACAAGGCGGCGCTGGCGCTCTCGCGCATCAAGTGA
- a CDS encoding ABC transporter substrate-binding protein: protein MTRKTETDHQSGPSIPSRRAFFGKTAAVAAGSTALLAALNDGAKADGDPIPVGQAAPLTDFAAADGIEFKNGLTLACEEINAAGGILGRPVEPYFEDTKQMGDATNVQAVQRLIDRHSVHAILNGYNIGSGAAIQEPVADAGIIYVHYDTTIGHNNLIKSNPDRYFGSFQGDPPEYWYGPGFLKFVQGLEQSGQYKRTNNKMAVILSAGVYAANIANAVKDTAKDYGWEISLFETVNVPISEWGPVLAKIRQDPPSVICITHFLPADLAQFCVQFAPNPTPSLVYMQYGPSVPAFREIGKEATNGILYATVVGCLQDEIGTAFEKRYKAKFGANAGHNSGAQSYDGAMVWATAAALAGGSGEPGNDAQNRKVAARMRSLIWRGVTGTTRFDPEGQSAYTYPTQTNDSSLGMPHQFLQIQDYTKGPGLIAPEPYATAKFAMPPWIK, encoded by the coding sequence ATGACCAGGAAGACCGAGACCGACCACCAATCCGGCCCGTCGATCCCGTCGCGCCGCGCTTTCTTCGGCAAGACCGCCGCGGTCGCGGCCGGCTCGACCGCTCTGCTGGCGGCCCTCAATGACGGCGCCAAAGCCGACGGCGATCCGATCCCCGTGGGCCAGGCGGCGCCCTTGACCGATTTCGCCGCCGCCGACGGCATCGAGTTCAAGAACGGCCTGACCCTCGCCTGCGAGGAGATCAACGCGGCCGGCGGCATCCTCGGCCGCCCGGTGGAGCCCTATTTCGAAGACACCAAGCAGATGGGCGATGCCACCAACGTCCAGGCCGTGCAGCGCCTGATCGACCGGCATTCGGTCCATGCCATCCTCAACGGCTACAATATCGGTTCGGGTGCCGCGATCCAGGAGCCGGTCGCGGATGCCGGCATCATCTATGTCCACTACGACACCACGATCGGCCACAACAACCTGATCAAGTCCAATCCGGACCGCTATTTCGGCTCCTTCCAGGGCGATCCGCCCGAATATTGGTACGGGCCGGGCTTCCTCAAGTTCGTCCAGGGCCTGGAGCAGAGCGGCCAGTACAAGCGCACCAACAACAAGATGGCGGTGATCCTCTCGGCCGGCGTCTATGCGGCCAACATCGCCAACGCGGTCAAGGACACGGCCAAAGACTATGGCTGGGAGATCAGCCTGTTCGAGACGGTGAACGTGCCGATTTCCGAATGGGGCCCGGTCCTGGCCAAGATCCGCCAGGATCCGCCCTCGGTCATCTGCATCACGCATTTCCTACCCGCCGACCTGGCGCAGTTCTGCGTGCAGTTCGCGCCGAACCCGACGCCCTCGCTGGTCTATATGCAGTACGGCCCGTCGGTGCCGGCCTTCCGCGAGATCGGCAAGGAAGCCACCAACGGCATCCTCTATGCCACCGTCGTCGGCTGCCTCCAGGACGAGATCGGCACCGCCTTCGAGAAGCGCTACAAGGCGAAGTTCGGCGCGAATGCGGGCCACAATTCGGGCGCCCAGTCCTATGATGGCGCCATGGTCTGGGCCACGGCGGCGGCTCTCGCCGGCGGCTCGGGCGAGCCCGGCAACGATGCCCAGAACCGCAAGGTGGCGGCGCGGATGCGTTCGCTCATCTGGCGCGGCGTGACCGGCACCACCCGCTTCGATCCGGAGGGGCAGTCGGCCTACACCTATCCGACGCAGACGAACGACTCCTCGCTCGGCATGCCGCATCAGTTCCTGCAGATCCAGGACTACACCAAGGGACCGGGCCTGATCGCGCCGGAGCCCTATGCGACCGCCAAGTTCGCGATGCCGCCCTGGATCAAGTAG
- a CDS encoding ABC transporter ATP-binding protein: MAVTEPTALLSVRNVSKQFGALMAVKDLSFDVQEGEVLGIGGPNGAGKTTLFEVISGLNPATRGAILFNGQDITHAPPEAICHAGVARTFQLNAGFDSLSLRDNVRVAAYFGRDNRRIPGLSIGRDVEAEVDAAIAMVGLKGREHLITGRLPVLDRKLLMLAGAIATRPKLLLMDEPVGGLNPKEIDQMMGLVRDLRARGITIVLIEHVMRFLVQLSSRVLILHHGERIYEGSPQGLVRDRTVIDVYLGEGASKRLGSLLEAKAGA; this comes from the coding sequence ATGGCAGTCACTGAACCGACCGCGCTCCTTTCGGTGCGTAACGTCAGCAAGCAGTTCGGCGCGCTGATGGCCGTGAAGGACCTCTCCTTCGATGTGCAGGAAGGCGAGGTGCTCGGCATCGGCGGGCCCAACGGCGCCGGCAAGACCACGCTGTTCGAGGTGATCTCGGGCCTCAACCCCGCGACCCGGGGCGCCATCCTCTTCAACGGCCAGGACATCACCCACGCTCCGCCCGAGGCGATCTGCCATGCGGGCGTCGCCCGCACCTTCCAGCTCAATGCCGGCTTCGACTCCTTGAGCCTGCGCGACAATGTCCGGGTCGCGGCCTATTTCGGCCGGGACAACCGGCGCATCCCGGGCCTCTCGATCGGCCGCGATGTCGAGGCCGAGGTCGATGCGGCCATCGCCATGGTCGGGCTCAAGGGCCGCGAGCATCTGATCACCGGCCGCCTGCCCGTCCTCGACCGCAAGCTCCTGATGCTGGCCGGCGCCATCGCCACCCGGCCCAAGCTGCTGCTGATGGACGAGCCGGTCGGCGGGCTCAATCCCAAGGAGATCGACCAGATGATGGGGCTGGTGCGCGATTTGCGCGCGCGCGGCATCACCATCGTCCTGATCGAGCATGTCATGCGCTTCCTGGTGCAGCTCTCGAGCCGCGTGCTGATCCTGCATCATGGCGAGCGCATCTATGAGGGCTCGCCGCAGGGCCTGGTGCGCGACCGCACCGTGATCGACGTCTATCTGGGCGAGGGCGCGTCGAAGCGCCTGGGCTCGCTCCTCGAAGCCAAGGCGGGCGCCTGA
- a CDS encoding ABC transporter ATP-binding protein codes for MAEALLKIDNLSAGYHGQDVLRGLSLSIAEGGLVAIVGPNGHGKSTLLRAISGLLRLTGGSIELEGKRIDRLRPDQIVAAGIVHVPQGDLLFPEMTVLENLQMGAYLPAAASQMAERLEQVYALLPKLKDRRSQVASTLSGGERRMVGIGRGLMADARVMLLDEPSLGLAPIIIDQIYEVIDALRRSGRTILLVEENASRVADKADHIHLLDHGEFVWSGAGSALMARPEILATYLGS; via the coding sequence ATGGCCGAGGCCCTCCTCAAGATCGACAATCTCTCGGCCGGCTATCACGGCCAGGATGTGCTGCGCGGCCTTTCGCTCTCGATCGCCGAAGGCGGCCTGGTGGCGATCGTCGGCCCCAACGGCCACGGCAAATCGACGCTGCTGCGCGCCATTTCGGGCTTGCTGCGCCTGACCGGCGGCAGCATCGAGCTCGAAGGCAAGCGGATCGACCGGCTCCGGCCCGACCAGATCGTCGCCGCCGGCATCGTCCATGTGCCCCAGGGCGATCTGCTGTTCCCCGAGATGACCGTGCTCGAGAACCTGCAGATGGGCGCCTACCTGCCGGCCGCAGCGTCGCAGATGGCCGAGCGCCTCGAGCAGGTCTATGCGCTCCTGCCCAAGCTAAAGGACCGCCGGAGCCAGGTCGCCAGCACGCTCTCGGGCGGCGAGCGGCGCATGGTCGGGATCGGCCGCGGGCTGATGGCGGATGCGCGCGTCATGCTCCTGGACGAGCCGTCGCTGGGGCTGGCGCCGATCATCATCGACCAGATCTACGAAGTGATCGACGCCCTCCGGCGCTCCGGGCGCACCATCCTCCTGGTCGAGGAGAATGCCAGCCGCGTCGCCGACAAGGCCGACCATATCCATCTGCTCGACCATGGCGAGTTCGTCTGGTCGGGCGCGGGTTCGGCGCTGATGGCCCGGCCCGAGATCCTCGCGACCTATCTCGGGAGCTGA
- a CDS encoding branched-chain amino acid ABC transporter permease codes for MDVVIQVIASGLTLGAMYAVSTVGLSLVYGSLNMLNMAHGALLALGGYICFYAMTALGFPGIVGVLAAVAICGLVGLLIYVTTAAPLLGSPQFETGVFIATIGFGAVVENVILRLFGPQPQPQSLQVPGDIVIGHVHIPNQNLMILAVALALMVAMALLLKRSRLGRAIRATAQNREAAQLMGVRVGRIYAIVLALSGGLAAISGIMVSSLSSLLPNMGGDPMLKAFIICIVAGLGNVAGAVIAAIALGLLEATAQYNLGVQYSFALLLLLVIVVLIWRPYGLFGRKQVVRL; via the coding sequence ATGGACGTCGTCATCCAGGTCATCGCCTCGGGCCTCACGCTGGGCGCCATGTATGCGGTCTCGACCGTCGGGCTCTCGCTGGTCTACGGCTCGCTCAACATGTTGAACATGGCCCATGGCGCGCTCCTGGCGCTGGGCGGCTATATCTGCTTCTACGCCATGACCGCGCTGGGCTTCCCGGGCATCGTCGGCGTGCTGGCCGCGGTCGCGATCTGCGGCCTGGTCGGCCTCCTGATCTATGTCACCACGGCGGCACCCCTGCTGGGCTCGCCGCAGTTCGAGACCGGCGTCTTCATCGCCACCATCGGCTTCGGCGCGGTGGTCGAGAACGTGATCCTGCGGCTGTTCGGCCCGCAGCCGCAGCCGCAATCGCTCCAGGTGCCGGGCGATATCGTGATCGGCCATGTCCATATCCCGAACCAGAACCTGATGATCCTGGCGGTGGCGCTGGCGCTGATGGTCGCGATGGCCCTGCTGCTGAAACGCTCGCGCCTGGGCCGGGCCATCCGGGCGACCGCGCAGAACCGCGAGGCGGCCCAGCTCATGGGCGTCCGCGTCGGCCGCATCTACGCGATCGTGCTGGCCTTGTCGGGCGGGCTCGCCGCGATCTCGGGCATCATGGTCAGCTCGCTCTCCTCGCTGCTGCCCAACATGGGCGGCGATCCCATGCTCAAAGCCTTCATCATCTGCATCGTGGCCGGGCTCGGCAATGTGGCCGGCGCCGTGATCGCGGCGATCGCGCTGGGCCTCCTGGAGGCCACGGCGCAATACAATCTCGGCGTCCAGTACAGCTTCGCCCTGCTGCTGCTCCTGGTGATCGTGGTGCTGATCTGGCGCCCCTACGGGCTCTTCGGCCGCAAGCAGGTGGTGCGGCTGTGA